The genomic region GGACGCCCCGCTGGCGATCATCCACAAGCGCCGGGACGTCACCCAGGCCAACACCATCCTCTCCGCCGAGGTGGTCGGTGACGTCAAGGACCGGGTCTGCGTGCTGGTCGACGACATGATCGACACCGCCGGCACCATCTGCGCCGCCGCCGACGCGCTCTTCGACAACGGTGCGGCCGACGTGATCGTGGCCGCCACCCACGGCGTGCTCTCCGGCCCGGCCGCGGACCGGCTGAAGAACTCCCGGGTCAGCGAGTTCGTCTTCACCAACACCCTGCCCTGCCCGGCCGAGCTGCAGATGGACAAGGTCACCACGCTCTCCATCGCCCCGTCGATCGCCGCCGCGATCCGCGAGGTCTTCGAGGAGGGCTCGGTCACCTCGCTCTTCGAGGGTGTCCACTGACGGCCCCTCAGTGACATCGGCCCCCGGCGCGTTCGTTGCGCCGGGGGCCGATTTCATGGTTGACGCGAGGTGCGGTTAGACTCGTGAGACTGCTCGGCGAGGGACGCTTCTGTGTGCTCCGTGATCGACGCGCTGGATAATTCCGCCGAGCTGCCCCATGTATGTGAGGGTGTGGCCCGGCGGTTTCGCTTTCTGCACCCGTTCTTCCTCCCAGGAGTGCAGATGTCCGAGATCCGCCTTGCCGCTGAGCCCCGCAACGAGTTCGGCAAGGGTGCCGCCCGTCGCGCCCGCCGCGCCGGCTTCGTCCCCGGTGTCGTGTACGGCCACGGCCACACCCCGGTGCACCTGAACCTGCCCGGCCACGACCTCATGATGGCGCTCAAGACCCCGAACGCCCTGCTGGTCGTCCCGATCGAGGGCAAGGACGAGTTCGTCCTGCCGAAGGCCGTGCAGCGCGAGGCCATCAAGCGCACCATCGAGCACGTCGACCTGCTGCTGGTCAAGCGCGGCGAGAAGGTCACCGTCGAGATCCCGGTCCACACCGAGGGCGAGCTGGCCCCCGGCGGCAACCTGGTCGAGCACGTGCTGAACGCGCTGCCGATCGAGGCCGAGGCCACCCACCTGCCCGAGTCGGTCACCGTCTCGATCGAGGGCCTGGAGGCCGGCGCCTCCATCCTGGCCGGCGACATCGTCCTGCCGAAGGGCACCACGCTCAACGTCGAGGCCGACGCCGTCGTGCTGCAGATCATCGGTGCCCAGGCCGCCCCCGCCGACGAGGAGGCCGAGGAGGCCGCCGAGGGCGCTGAGGCTCCGGCCGAGGCCTGAGCTTCGCGGTAGTACCCGCTTCGCTGCCCCGGCTCCCGCTTCTGGGAGTCGGGGCAGCGGCATGAGATCCGGCAGGAAGAATGGTTGGCATGAGTGACTACAGCGGTCCATGGCTGATCGTGGGCCTCGGCAACCCGGGCGAGGGCTACGCCCGGAACCGGCACAACATCGGCTTCATGGTGGTCGACCTGCTGGCCCAGCGGATCGGCGCCAAGTTCAAGGCGCACAAGAGCCGGGCCCAGATCGCCGAGGGTCGGCTGGTCGGGCAGCGGGTGGTGCTGGCCAAGCCGATGACCTTCATGAACCTCTCCGGCGGCCCGGTGACCGCGCTGCGCGACTTCTACAAGGCGCCGACCGCCTCGATCGTGGCGGTCCACGACGAGTTGGACGTCGACTACGCGGCCCTGCGGCTCAAGCTGGGCGGCGGCGACAACGGGCACAACGGCCTCAAGTCGATCACCAAGTCGCTCGGCCCCGAGTACTACCGGGTGCGCTGCGGCGTCGGCCGTCCGCCCGGCCGGATGGAGGTCGCCGACTTCGTGCTCAAGGACTTCTCGTCCACCGAGCGCAAGGAGCTGGACTGGTTCGTCGACCGGGCCGCCGACGCCGTCGAGGCGCTGCTGACGGAGGGTCTGGAGCGGGCCCAGAGCACCTACAACTCCTGACCGGATCCTGACGGCCCGTCGGTCGCCGCCGCCCCGGTGGCCGCCAGGGCAACAGTCGTACAACTCTTCCCCGCAGCCCCCAATCCGGTGACCGGGCACCAGGTTTCATCGGGTACGGTCGATCCGGACTTGGGGAAGGTGGGGCGCTGGTGGGCGCGGGGTTGGGCACGGTACAGATGACGGGCAGTTGGGTTCTGGCGGTGACGGTCGCGGCCGTCCTGGGCGGTGCGGGTACGGCGTGGTCCGAGCCGAGCGGCTCACCCACGCCCGCGGTCAGCGCGGCGCCGTCCGCGCCCGCGACCAGCGCGCAGCCGGCGCCCTCGGTGGGCGCCGCGGCGCCGTCGACCCCGCCCGTCCCGACCTCGTCCGCCGCCTCGCCCAGCGCGGTGGCGAGCCCGAGCTGCCCACCGCTGCCCTCCGGCACCGCGACGGTCTCGGCCTCGCCGTCCGCCACGCCCAGCCCGGCCGCCTCGGCCGTCGCCGAGCGCGGCGGCTGCCCCACCCCGACGCCCACGCCCTCGGCCTCGGCCAGCCGCACCGCGGTGGCCCCGGCGGCCGGCTCCCGCGCCGCCGGCCGGCTCCGCCAGGCCGCCCCGGCCAGTGCCCCGACCGCTCTCAACGCCCAACTGGTCGACGCACCCTCACCGACCGACGCCCCCAGCGAGACTCCCGCCCCCGTGGCGGGTGAGCTGACCGGCACCTTCGTCGCCTCGCTCGGCGGCGGTGCGGGTCTGACCGCGGTGGCCGGCGGCCTGCTGGTGGCCGGCGCCGGCGGCGCGCTCTGGCTGAAGCGCCGGCACAAGGCCGCGAAGAGTTCCTGACGGTCCGTCTCCCGTGTCATCCGTTCCACCCCGCCCGCGCGTCCAGGGAGCATGACCGACAGGACGAACCGGGGGTGGCCGCTTGAGGCAGAGACAGGTCGAACCGGACGGCGATCCGTTCGACACCTTCGTCGCCGCCCGTTACGCCTCGCTGTTGCGGGCGGCCAATCTGATCACCGCGGACCCGCACGACGCCAAGGACCTGCTGCACGACGCGCTCGCCCAGGTGTACCCGCGCCGCGGCTCGATCAGGGAGCCGAGCGCGACCGAGAGCTATGTCCGCCGCACCATGGTGCGCGCGCACGTGTCGAGGTGGCGCCGACGGCGACGGGAGACGCTGACCGCCCTGCCACCCGAGCTCCCCGCACCCGGGGAGCCGGCCGCCGTCCCGGAGCCGGCCGTCACTGTTGCGCTGCGCGCGCTGCCGCCGCGACAGCGCGCGGCCGTGGTGCTCCGCTACTACCTGGACCTGTCGACGGCTCAGGTGGCCGAGGAACTGGGCTGCTCCCAGGCGACCGCCAAGACCCATCTGGCCCGGGCCCTGCGGACGTTGCGGATCAGCCTGGCCGATCAGCGGGCGGAGGTGGAGCATGACGTCTGAGGACCTCTTCGAGGCCGAGCTGACCGAGCTGCTGACCGGGGCCGCCGGCCAGGTCCGGCCGACCGAGCCGCCGCTGGGCGAGCTGCGCCGGCTGGGCGCGCGCCGGCAGCGGCGCCGCCGTGCGGTGCGGATGGCCGCCGCGGCGGTCGCGGTGTGCGCGGCCGTGGCGGTCGGCCA from Kitasatospora azatica KCTC 9699 harbors:
- a CDS encoding 50S ribosomal protein L25/general stress protein Ctc, which produces MSEIRLAAEPRNEFGKGAARRARRAGFVPGVVYGHGHTPVHLNLPGHDLMMALKTPNALLVVPIEGKDEFVLPKAVQREAIKRTIEHVDLLLVKRGEKVTVEIPVHTEGELAPGGNLVEHVLNALPIEAEATHLPESVTVSIEGLEAGASILAGDIVLPKGTTLNVEADAVVLQIIGAQAAPADEEAEEAAEGAEAPAEA
- the pth gene encoding aminoacyl-tRNA hydrolase — encoded protein: MSDYSGPWLIVGLGNPGEGYARNRHNIGFMVVDLLAQRIGAKFKAHKSRAQIAEGRLVGQRVVLAKPMTFMNLSGGPVTALRDFYKAPTASIVAVHDELDVDYAALRLKLGGGDNGHNGLKSITKSLGPEYYRVRCGVGRPPGRMEVADFVLKDFSSTERKELDWFVDRAADAVEALLTEGLERAQSTYNS
- a CDS encoding SigE family RNA polymerase sigma factor yields the protein MRQRQVEPDGDPFDTFVAARYASLLRAANLITADPHDAKDLLHDALAQVYPRRGSIREPSATESYVRRTMVRAHVSRWRRRRRETLTALPPELPAPGEPAAVPEPAVTVALRALPPRQRAAVVLRYYLDLSTAQVAEELGCSQATAKTHLARALRTLRISLADQRAEVEHDV